From Halarcobacter mediterraneus:
GTTTTAATACTGACTGGTTTGAAGATGGACTTGAAGGAAGAGATGCTTTACTTATGGCAAATTACGATGCTGTTATTCTCGACTTAACACTTCCAAATATAGATGGTCTAGATATCTTAAAATTTTGGCGAGAAAAAAAGATTAAAACTCCAGTAATAATATTAACAGCAAGAGATGCACTAGAGCAAAGAGTTGAGGGATTAAATAAAGGTGCCGATGATTACCTGTGTAAACCTTTTTCTCTAACTGAATTACAAGCAAGAATAAATGCTTTAATTAGACGAAGTTGTTCAGAAGTGGCTGAATACTTTGAAATTGGTAATATTAAGCTCTATCCAGCCCAACAAAAAGTTTTAAAAGATAATAAAGAGATAAAACTATCAAGTAAAGAAATAAAAATACTTGAATTATTTATGTTAAATAAAAATATAGTCTTAAGTAGAGAAACTATTGCTGAGAAACTTTATGATTTTGATAAAGAACTTAATTCAAATGCTCTAGATGTCTTTATTCATGCAATTAGAAAAAAACTTGGAAATAACTATATAAAAACAATATATGGAGCTGGTTATAAACTAGAAGATAAAAAATGAAAAACTTAAGTTTAAGCCTTAGACTTGTGATTTTAATGCTTTTAGTATTTGTTATAAGTTCACTTATTTCAACATCTATTAGTATGTATCAAACAAGAAAATCTTTAATTGAATTATTTGATACACAGCTTTATTATTTTGCAAAAAGAGTTTCAAGCTCAAATATAAAGCTTTTACTTAACTCCTCTTCTACTAATTCTTTAGATAATGAAAACCATAGAATAGTTGAAAAATATATGTCTATTGAAGATGATGCTTTAACTTTTTCCATCTTTTCTACAAAAG
This genomic window contains:
- a CDS encoding response regulator, coding for MKILLIEDDNLIGDGIVNGLKKLGFNTDWFEDGLEGRDALLMANYDAVILDLTLPNIDGLDILKFWREKKIKTPVIILTARDALEQRVEGLNKGADDYLCKPFSLTELQARINALIRRSCSEVAEYFEIGNIKLYPAQQKVLKDNKEIKLSSKEIKILELFMLNKNIVLSRETIAEKLYDFDKELNSNALDVFIHAIRKKLGNNYIKTIYGAGYKLEDKK